Proteins encoded in a region of the Vicia villosa cultivar HV-30 ecotype Madison, WI linkage group LG5, Vvil1.0, whole genome shotgun sequence genome:
- the LOC131605084 gene encoding uncharacterized protein LOC131605084: MKLDKPTATKKIDQPKTVEDLAHGDKEVAQGMSKKRTQETLLENNREKIQKVDKAVGKNVPISSKNKKLENPNLSLDTVMSKTQCSKKSKRVPTCLSMLIGDYIELQNSKGIDATKSNNGEKSSNNCQPLSSVNRRGDLRQPEGMEGVVQVEENINEETNTNREEDKGTLKRRTRGKTLCKKIHGRNLEENSTFCPLIYTNWSGMPRKNKRRFWRYTQRKFILPIEARNWVVTTVRDAWRRYKHKIKKNHFLKYSNMTERLKHRPPKVPEAHFRNLCEYWNKEPVQVISEKNTNNRAQLKWVHRMGPKNFSLIREKLRAKEEREPTQSEIFVETRKGNKGKEMDAETEKIISQLQKTVENEESDTEAFEAVFGKERPGRVRCYGRNITKTSLKQKSEINALKKVHNEEVSTLRHDFEDKIDRLQNAFKTLMQHCNP; the protein is encoded by the exons ATGAAATTGGACAAGCCCACTGCTACAAAGAAAATTGACCAACCAAAAACTGTGGAAGATTTAGCACATGGAGACAAAGAAGTTGCACAAG GAATGTCGAAGAAAAGAACTCAAGAGACTCTACTAGAGAATAATAGAGAGAAAATTCAAAAGGTGGATAAAGCAGTTGGGAAGAATGTCCCCAtttcttcaaaaaataaaaaattggagAATCCTAATCTTTCTTTGGACACAGTGATGTCAAAAACTCAATGCTCTAAAAAGTCAAAGAGGGTACCAACATGCCTATCAATGTTGATTGGTGATTATATagaacttcaaaattcaaagGGAATTGATGCAACTAAGTCCAACAATGGAGAAAAATCGAGCAACAACTGTCAACCATTATCTAGTGTTAATAGAAGGGGAGATTTAAGACAACCAGAAGGTATGGAAGGTGTTGTACAAGTTGAGGAAAATATCAATGAAGAGACAAATACAAATAGAGAAGAAGATAAAG gaaCATTAAAGAGAAGAACTCGTGGAAAAACTTTGTGCAAAAAGATTCATGGAAGAAATTTGGAAGA GAACTCAACATTTTGTCCTCTGATTTACACAAATTGGTCAGGAATGCCAAGAAAGAATAAAAGACGCTTTTGGAGATATACTCAG CGAAAGTTTATCTTACCGATTGAAGCACGAAATTGGGTTGTAACTACTGTTAGAGATGCATGGAGAAGATATAAGCATAAAATCAAGAAGAATCATTTTTTGAAGTATTCCAACATGACTGAGAGACTCAAACATCGTCCTCCAAAGGTGCCAGAAGCTCATTTTAGGAACCTTTGTGAATATTGGAATAAGGAACCTGTACAA GTAATCAGTGAAAAGAACACTAACAATAGAGCTCAACTAAAGTGGGTGCATCGAATGGGTCCAAAAAACTTTTCTTTGATTCGTGAAAAATTG CGTGCAAAAGAAGAAAGAGAGCCCACTCAATCAGAAATTTTTGTTGAAACTCGGAAAGGAAATAAAGGAAAAGAGATGGATGCAGAAACTGAAAAAATAATT TCTCAACTTcaaaaaacagttgaaaatgaggAAAGTGATACAGAGGCATTTGAAGCTGTTTTTGGAAAGGAGCGTCCTGGCAGGGTACGTTGTTATGGGAGAAACATAACTAAAACTTCTTTAAAGCAAAAGTCAGAGATCAATGCTTTGAAAAAAGTACACAATGAAGAAGTCTCTACATTGAGGCACGattttgaagataagattgatagaTTGCAAAATGCTTTTAAGACATTAATGCAACATTGCAATCCTTAA